The following are from one region of the Littorina saxatilis isolate snail1 linkage group LG4, US_GU_Lsax_2.0, whole genome shotgun sequence genome:
- the LOC138964255 gene encoding heme-binding protein 2-like produces the protein MFGLIKLAIKGLQKPEYDNVGTSDEYEERRYKPAKWVSTTVKKISAKEATTEGFYRLFAFISGENDKSTKVDMTAPVTTWVDPGAGPNCESSFTVSFYIPTEHQEDPPKPTNPLVFIEDRPEFTAYVTKFGGFANDETWVQKAVELGNAIGDHSKFNDEQYYTAGYDPPFKPFGRTNEVWFVKNETSLKGSSVDQKEEQKI, from the exons ATGTTTGGATTGATCAAGTTAGCGATTAAAGGTCTTCAGAAACCTGAGTATGACAATGTGGGGACTTCTGAT GAATATGAAGAGCGTCGCTACAAGCCAGCAAAGTGGGTGTCAACCACAGTGAAGAAAATCTCAGCCAAGGAAGCCACAACTGAAGGATTCTATAGGCTCTTTGCCTTCATCTCCGGTGAAAATGATAAAA GCACCAAGGTGGACATGACAGCGCCAGTCACAACATGGGTGGACCCAGGGGCGGGGCCAAATTGTGAGAGCAGTTTCACCGTTTCCTTCTACATTCCCACCGAGCACCAAGAAGATCCACCCAAACCGACCAATCCCCTTGTCTTCATTGAGGACCGCCCCGAGTTTACTGCCTACGTCAC GAAATTTGGTGGGTTCGCCAATGATGAGACGTGGGTTCAGAAGGCTGTGGAGCTGGGAAACGCTATTGGCGACCACAGCAAATTCAACGACGAACAGTACTACACAGCTGGTTATGACCCTCCCTTCAAGCCTTTTGGCCGCACAAATGAAGTCTGGTTTGTCAAGAATGAAACTTCTTTGAAAGGATCGTCTGTGGACCAGAAAGAAGAACAGAAAATATAG